The following coding sequences are from one Lolium rigidum isolate FL_2022 chromosome 6, APGP_CSIRO_Lrig_0.1, whole genome shotgun sequence window:
- the LOC124667064 gene encoding TLC domain-containing protein 4-like encodes MDLSTTSVMAAKAYLYKAESLVKEYLLADSYVSYTAVLGGILICKMVYDITHLVSSFYYKSYASLTKAQKLEWNNRGISTVHAIFITYMSVYLVFFSHLFSDHLDGPITSRNSNLSNFTLGVSVGYFITDIAMIFWVYPSLGGMEYVLHHILSLISIVYSIYSGEGQLYTYMVLISEATTPGINLRWFLDTAGLKKSKAYLVNGVWMVVAWLVARILLFIYLFYHIYFHYDQVMQMKTFSCLLVFGVPTVLLIMNTVWFAKILRGLKKTMAKRD; translated from the exons ATGGATCTGTCCACAACTTCTGTCATGGCGGCTAAGGCCTACCTGTACAAAGCAGAGTCGCTGGTTAAGGAATATCTTCTTGCAGATTCATATGTTTCCTACACTGCTGTGCTTGGTGGGATCCTGATTTGCAAGATG GTCTATGACATCACACACCTAGTCAGCTCATTCTACTACAAGAGTTATGCTTCTCTTACAAAAGCCCAAAAGCTTGAGTGGAACAACAG GGGCATATCCACTGTCCATGCAATATTCATCACATACATGTCAGTGTACCTAGTATTCTTCTCCCACCTATTCTCTGATCATCTGGATGGACCAATAACCTCGCGGAATTCAAACCTCTCTAATTTTACACTGGGG GTTTCTGTTGGGTACTTCATCACTGACATTGCTATGATATTTTGGGTTTATCCTTCCTTGGGTGGAATGGAGTAT GTTCTTCATCACATCCTGTCACTTATATCAATAGTCTATTCTATATATTCCGGGGAAGGCCAGCTGTATACATACATGGTTCTTATCTCTGAAGCAACCACACCTGGAATCAACCTCCGCTG GTTTCTTGATACCGCTGGACTAAAAAAATCCAAGGCCTACCTTGTGAATGGTGTCTGGATGGTTGTTGCATGGCTG GTGGCACGGATACTTCTGTTCATCTACTTGTTCTACCACATCTACTTCCACTATGATCAG GTCATGCAGATGAAGACCTTCAGCTGCCTTCTGGTATTTGGTGTGCCCACGGTACTACTTATCATGAACACGGTGTGGTTTGCAAAGATCTTGAGAGGCCTTAAGAAGACAATGGCCAAGAGGGATTGA
- the LOC124663003 gene encoding uncharacterized protein At4g15545-like has protein sequence MTQTPATHPATATTTPAPPPTEAAGLSDAIAAALPSDPYEQLEVARKITAVAVAARASRLEHEAARLRQKLADKDRLAAELAERADALDRALRDADARLCAVLDDNAKLVKERDSLAQTSKKLARDLAKLETFKRHLMQSLGDENSSSQETVDIRTCDAKGNSWREGSAKSVSTARADGSSEAESVNQEAVARPLEQKLTITHMTPRLASDPEPKLRSSAASARRYSTAVSPKLTSGAVSPRRSPRLEGHMAMSAWIPSSKMSSAANSPPRGHSISGRTTRVDGKEFFRQARSRLSYEQFAAFLANIKELNAHRQSQVETLEKADQIFGAENKDLFVSFQGLLSRSLT, from the exons ATGACGCAGACTCCAGCCACCCatcccgccaccgccaccaccacgccGGCGCCTCCTCCCACCGAGGCCGCCGGGCTGTCCGACGCCATAGCGGCCGCGCTGCCTTCGGACCCGTACGAGCAGCTGGAGGTGGCCCGCAAGATCaccgccgtggccgtggccgcacGCGCCTCCCGCCTGGAGCACGAGGCCGCGCGCCTCCGCCAGAAGCTGGCCGACAAGGACCGCCTCGCCGCCGAGCTCGCCGAGAGGGCCGACGCGCTCGACCGGGCCCTCCGCGACGCCGACGCCCGTCTCTGCGCCGTCCTCGACGACAAC GCTAAGCTGGTGAAGGAGAGGGACTCGCTCGCCCAGACGTCCAAGAAGCTGGCCAGGGACCTCGCCAAG CTGGAGACATTCAAGAGGCACCTAATGCAGTCGCTGGGGGACGAGAATTCTTCA AGTCAAGAAACAGTAGACATCAGAACCTGCGATGCCAAAGGAAATTCTTGGAGAG AGGGATCGGCGAAGAGCGTCTCCACCGCCCGAGCCGACGGATCTTCCGAAGCCGAAAGCGTGAACCAGGAAG CGGTAGCAAGGCCATTGGAGCAGAAGCTTACCATCACGCACATGACTCCACGCCTGGCCTCCGACCCTGAACCGAAGCTGAGATCCTCTGCCGCTTCCGCTAGGAGGTACTCCACCGCCGTGTCCCCGAAGCTGACGTCCGGGGCCGTTTCCCCGAGACG TTCGCCGCGACTCGAAGGCCATATGGCAATGTCGGCGTGGATACCCTCGAGCAAGATGTCCTCGGCGGCCAATTCGCCCCCTCGTGGACACTCAATCTCAG GGCGCACAACAAGAGTAGATGGCAAGGAGTTCTTTCGTCAAGCAAG GAGTCGTCTCTCGTACGAACAGTTTGCTGCTTTCCTCGCCAACATCAAGGAGCTCAACGCTCACAGGCAATCCCAAGTG GAGACCCTCGAGAAAGCGGACCAGATCTTCGGCGCAGAGAACAAGGACCTCTTCGTGTCATTTCAGGGCCTGCTTAGCCGTAGCCTCACGTAG